CATAACCTCGGCCGTGTGGAGGACACTTTCACCCAAAGCAGTTTGTGATGTTACGTCCACAATACATTTTGCATGTTTGACCTCAGAACGAAACAAGTCCTATAACCAAGACCACTTTGTCTCAGAAAGACACCACTAAATAATTACCCGGTTTTATTAAATATCGAGACATATCTAGTCAAATCTCTTGATCAGCTTGTTTGCTAAGTGTCAAGGCTGCATCCTTTCTCTTACTCCTTGTTCTTTTAGAGCAGTGAAGGCAGTGAGGTCATAGTTTATTTCGAGAaagtgatgatgtcattcacTGAAAGTGGACACTGGGAGCAAATGTGTGAGTCAATAATTTATCTGAAAGCACTTTGCTCCTGCTCCTGATGTCCTTCTCCTTCCATTCCATTCACTCCGTCTATCCCCTcgcttctgtctgtgtgtcctcCTGTGTCTCCTTCGGCGTGTCTGCGCCTACAcccccccatcctcttctctttggcTGTCTCTCTTCATCGTTTTCTCCCAACCCGCAGACCTTCAAGTAGAGGGGTTGTTCCGTGTGCCAGGCCACAGCCTGAGGCAGGCAGCCCTGAGGGAGATGCTGAATGCCGGTGCAGAGATAGACCTAGACACAGGCGATTTCCACCCCAATGATGCGGCCACATTGCTTAAGGCCTACCTGGGAGAGCTGCCAGAgcctctgctcacacacagacactatcATGCTCACCTGAAGATCGGAGGTATGGGTTTACTCGTACACACCTTCCTTCAAGAGAAAATTCTATTCAGTTCAATGTACAGTTAGGAAATTAAAATagcagtgacccccccccccccttgctgtTTGGTAATAATTCATTTATCTGCCGTTTTCCAGAGCTCACTCGCTTCGATGATAATGGGGATAAGACCCATGTGCCCGACAAGGAGCGGCAGATTGAGGCACTTCAGCTGCTTGTCATGCTGCTCCCACCCGCCAACCGCAGTCTattgaagctgctgctggacttgTTGTACCACACCGCTCGCAATCAGCACATCAACAGGATGTCTGCAATTAATCTAGCCACCATGTTTGCTCCACACATCATCTGGCCCAAAAATGTAAGGAACTTTGGTTGATTTTATGTTCTACCTTACAAGTATGTTACAACCCCACTATGGCGCAACTATGTTTGCAGTAAATCAAGTAATTTTggtagatttgttttgtttgacgaTTTTTATGGGTTGCAGGTGTTGGCAAGTGATCTGCAGAGCAACATTGACAAACTGAATAATGGGGTAGCATTCCTCATCAGGCACTCACAGAAACTGTTCAAGGTGAGCAGCTTTAAAGCCGTTTTCTCTGGAGATTGTGTCTTGTATTGGAACTGGGGTGTGGCTTATTTATAAACTACATGCTGAAAACACTAGATGCtgcatgttttctgttgttgcatTTCTCTGTCTGCGCCTTTCAGTTCCAGATGATTGGTTGAGTATACATTGATTTGTTTCACCTGCTACATTGCACACAATCTACCCCACCACGTAGCATGTGTGGTCGCTTTAATACACCTTGTGTGAGGCTGAGAATGAGGTCATGAATGACCCAATATCAGTTGTACTGTATCAGTTTTGATATGCATGTTTACTCTCATTGAAGGCACCTGTGTATATCAAAGAATATGGCCGCTTGTACTTCACTGGATCAAACTCTCTTCAATCAAAGGtgagtgtttttgtcatttatcttttcttATATTTCTACCCACTTGTTTGCATTGAAATACTTTTATCTGTTAAGCTACGTTCAAAGCTCCCAccgtttctttcctttttgtcccCCTCCTTTACTTTTGAATCTGGTAACTTTGTTGTCTGGTTAATTTTAGCTCCACTGTGTCTAAATTCAGAACCTGGAGAGGCTGTTATCTGCTGCCAGGCACCTAAATAgaatgatgtttgtttttttcagaggttCTTGAAATAAAACTTCTGAATACTGAGACGTTATTCCGATTGTGTAGCTGTTCAcgtgtttgtgctgtgtgacTCTGCTGTGCATATGTTCTTGGCTTCAGTGAGATAACAGAAATTGAAATGTCTGTTCACGTGTTATGGCCGACCTTTCTAGGACGACTTGACACTCTGTTCTGGGACCAAAGAGGGGCCAGTCACCGCACTAATGGCCGCCCACCACTCTCCCATCACGAGATCAATTGGAAGTGAGGTCAGCAGTTATACTGAGTCTGCCCTCAGAGAGCTGTACCAGCAGGTCAACAACATGCCCCAGtctgccaagaagaagaagctcatcAGACAAGTACAGTAGTTTAGGGCACCCACTGTGAGGAGAAATGAGATTTGGATAAACTACTTCCAGCCCCGCCCCtaaatgtgttgcatttttgtgtgcagtttgaAAAGCAGCCTTTGCTGACCCCTTCGTCTGACTCCCGGACCCCGTTCAGCAGGAAACACTGGCGCTCGCGCTCTCTGGGTGGAATTATCAAGGTTAGTTGACAGTGACGACTTCACTTTTCAGCCTTGATTCTACTTTGTTCTGAATtttgagaaaaatgattttcattctCACAGTAACAGCCAGttagcctggcgtagtcaggctaatactcaaatacgtattagtctgggaccgctcgcttcattttccatttccaagaggcgttaccaacggacacaGAGCAAAATGTCTCAGTTGCCGCAATTGGacagcaacgaatcatgtgacatctgtcgagcgacgcgaaaatgtcaacagactagagcataGAGAAGATGTCTTTGAAGATGACGGGGCATAACAGAGgttacacacaatatatatatatatatatatatatatatatatcacaggaATACGAAatgcatcacaacacacaatacTCACTCTCTTCACGAACGCATTCCCAGTAATAATGAGAGCTACGGCCGCCCCGTAACATGTAAAAACATacacgtaaaatgtaaacaagggTCTGAACCCGAAGCTGCGCTACACGGGCTGCCAAAAAGGTGCCTGAGTAAATAATGACAACGCAACTCAAAATAAAGGGGAATTTACAAcaatatcgggtacttttagtcaaatgctcgttcatcagcgttagccttggttgtttaaaaaagtcgcttccgtccacgtcgtggtataaaccctgcccattatcagataatcggttgtgattggagcTGGCGAGATTTCTGCCGAGAGAAATCACTTCCctatggaggggatccagactgattctggcagagcaaatgaaatgagctcctaGAATATCGTCTGGATGTGATGCTAttgaacaatgttttgtttaGCAGAACAACTAGACAAGTAGCACATTGAAAACTCTCTACTATATTAATGTCCCATTAATGATGTGTTGTTTATGAAACAGAGGAGGGTTTTGGGAAGCCCAACATTAACGGAGAAGGAGAACGGCAAGCCGCAGATTCCTCAGCGCAGCAGTTCCATTGATGGCCAGGGAACAGAAAATACTCAGCTGTGAAAGGGTGAGTGTTGCACCGTTACACCAGAGCAACTCAGTCTTATCCAGATCTTCACTATCGGAAAATATCCTCACACTGTGGTCGTTTAGGCTACAACACTTATATCTACAATGTCAGGAGCAGCGATTAGTACTGTAGGTACTGCTGATGTAACAGAAAGAAACGTTGGCCAAAAACTGTGAAACATTCCCAGTGATTATGGTGGGATTATGATGTACATAAAATGGAGGAGCGCGGAAGTAGTAATTCTCTTTTGATTTAAAGCAAAACtaatcaaaatgtcacatttaaattGTGGGACAGCCTGATTCCCTCCTAAAGCTGTCATCAACCAGCGACGAGTAGTTTTCCTCATGACTATGCCGAAGGAGTTTTTCCGGCACTTCAAGCCAATGGTCTGTGGTTCACCACAGGCAAGTCTGGCCTCGCTTTGACTTGCTTATATTACTAATGATGCCTGATCTACCCGGATGAAAGGATTAAAAATTAccccatccttttttttttttctttccctctctctccctcttctccaggTTTAATCGTCTATAAAAGAATGCGCTGTTCACACCTAAGGTAACCTCAGTATAACTGTGATGTTGGCCGCTTTAAAGGATCTTGATGCTAAACGGTGTAATGCACTGCAGTGCTCTGACACCATTTTTAGATCTGTActcaactgttttgtttttttgtgtgcgtccAACTCTTAAAAATTAAGATGGCAAGGAAGCTATTTAAAGACTAGAAGTTTACCTTAAGTGACACAACAT
The sequence above is a segment of the Scophthalmus maximus strain ysfricsl-2021 chromosome 10, ASM2237912v1, whole genome shotgun sequence genome. Coding sequences within it:
- the LOC118283352 gene encoding rho GTPase-activating protein 19-like; the encoded protein is MAAESDPQNNHKLGRSGTKCSVFNRQERPTLSQPVIFNPDFFVERLRHEHPQAFADLILSNITRLIDLPGDEFAQLTGESEPRVPSSSSSSSSGGFLRSLNFLKRKDKGVVFGAPLTEEGIAQIYQLIEYLSKNLQVEGLFRVPGHSLRQAALREMLNAGAEIDLDTGDFHPNDAATLLKAYLGELPEPLLTHRHYHAHLKIGELTRFDDNGDKTHVPDKERQIEALQLLVMLLPPANRSLLKLLLDLLYHTARNQHINRMSAINLATMFAPHIIWPKNVLASDLQSNIDKLNNGVAFLIRHSQKLFKAPVYIKEYGRLYFTGSNSLQSKDDLTLCSGTKEGPVTALMAAHHSPITRSIGSEVSSYTESALRELYQQVNNMPQSAKKKKLIRQFEKQPLLTPSSDSRTPFSRKHWRSRSLGGIIKRRVLGSPTLTEKENGKPQIPQRSSSIDGQGTENTQL